In Salinibaculum sp. SYNS191, the genomic window CGCTCGTCGTCGCACTGGTCAGCCCGTGGCTGCGCAACGCAGTCCACCTGGACCGCTTCCGGTTCGGGAGCGCGGTCGCACTCGGCGTGCTCCCGCTGTCGGTCTTCGGCGTCATCCCGGCCAACGCACCGCTCGCACTGGCGGTGCTCGTCATGACTGCGGTGTTCGCCTTCGAACCGGGCCGGGCCCGCGAGCGCGACTGGGAGTACGAACCCGACGACATCGACATCACCGCCGCGCTCTCCAACGACACCAGCCCGAGCAGCCGGCCCGTCGAGGAGCGGGTCGACGGCAGCGACGGCGGCGACTACGACGACGAACAGCTCCCCTGGCTGTAGCCGACAGCAAGGCTTAGGGCCGCGGCTCTCGCATACGTGGGCATGGCAGAGAACCGCGTGGTTCAGGGGCGGATGGTCACTCCGGAGAGTCTCGCAGAACTCATCGAGGGTGAGGACGTGATGGACGCGGAGCCGATTGGCGACGCCGACCGCGAGTGCCCGGAGTGCGAGGGCGACGTGCTCGAAGTCGGATACATGCCGT contains:
- a CDS encoding DUF5795 family protein; translated protein: MAENRVVQGRMVTPESLAELIEGEDVMDAEPIGDADRECPECEGDVLEVGYMPSALEFVTGWKCQDCDWSDTDRE